From Candidatus Brocadiaceae bacterium, the proteins below share one genomic window:
- the dnaJ gene encoding molecular chaperone DnaJ, translated as MEEDYYKILGVERNASAEEIKKSYRKIAMKYHPDRNPGNKEAEQVFKKAAEAYGVLSDQEKRKRYDQYGIDGLKGTAGRGYGSFEDIFDAFGDIFGGGSIFEGFFGSGRGQGSAVRRGASLKCDIEVNFKEVATGVDKKIELSRKELCDVCHGTGAREGTRPVTCPYCRGKGEVQQSQGFFTLRTTCPKCRGNGQVIETPCRKCGGSKRYPKRSTISVHIPAGIEDNTRLRLTGQGEPGERGAPPGDLYCDIHVKPHPIFKRHGDDVLCEVPVSFAQAVLGSTIDVPTLTGSVVQVKIPKGTQNNEIVPLRGEGFPNVHGRGKGNLLVQVHVEVPTKIDSRQEALLREFAELEKANVSPRQKKFFEKMKNFFE; from the coding sequence ATGGAAGAAGATTATTACAAAATACTTGGCGTTGAAAGAAACGCCAGTGCGGAAGAAATAAAAAAGTCTTATCGTAAGATAGCCATGAAATACCACCCTGACAGGAATCCAGGCAATAAGGAGGCAGAACAGGTTTTTAAGAAAGCTGCCGAGGCATATGGCGTATTGAGTGATCAGGAGAAAAGAAAACGATATGACCAATATGGCATTGATGGATTAAAAGGTACTGCCGGTCGTGGTTATGGGTCTTTTGAAGATATTTTTGATGCTTTCGGGGATATTTTCGGTGGAGGAAGCATCTTTGAGGGCTTTTTTGGTAGTGGAAGAGGTCAGGGCAGTGCTGTGCGACGGGGAGCCAGTTTAAAATGTGATATTGAAGTGAATTTTAAGGAAGTTGCTACAGGGGTTGATAAAAAAATAGAATTGTCACGGAAAGAACTTTGTGATGTCTGTCATGGAACGGGTGCGCGTGAGGGTACTCGACCGGTAACCTGCCCATATTGCAGAGGTAAAGGAGAAGTGCAACAATCGCAGGGGTTTTTCACTTTACGTACAACCTGTCCTAAATGTCGTGGGAATGGTCAGGTTATAGAAACGCCCTGCAGGAAATGCGGAGGTTCTAAGCGTTATCCAAAAAGGTCAACGATATCGGTGCATATTCCGGCAGGGATTGAGGATAATACGCGTTTGAGATTAACAGGTCAAGGAGAGCCGGGAGAACGGGGAGCTCCTCCCGGGGATTTGTATTGTGATATTCATGTTAAGCCTCATCCGATCTTTAAGAGGCATGGGGATGATGTTTTGTGTGAGGTTCCCGTTTCCTTCGCACAGGCAGTATTGGGAAGCACTATTGATGTTCCAACGCTCACGGGAAGTGTTGTGCAGGTGAAAATACCCAAGGGGACACAAAATAACGAAATTGTTCCCCTTCGTGGCGAAGGATTTCCCAATGTGCATGGCCGTGGAAAGGGGAATCTTTTGGTGCAGGTACATGTAGAAGTACCGACAAAGATAGATTCACGCCAGGAGGCCTTGTTGAGAGAATTTGCAGAATTAGAGAAAGCGAATGTTTCTCCTCGTCAAAAGAAATTTTTTGAAAAAATGAAAAATTTTTTTGAGTAA
- a CDS encoding zinc ribbon domain-containing protein, which translates to MPTYDYRCDGCGHSFELFQSITADPIKKCSACGEMKARRIIGTGGAIIFKGSGFYQTDYRSEEYKSRAKKECDSARPESPVKETKTNTGTEAKTEAKPEAS; encoded by the coding sequence ATGCCAACATATGATTATAGGTGTGATGGATGTGGTCATTCATTTGAGCTGTTTCAGTCAATTACTGCGGATCCGATAAAAAAGTGCTCTGCCTGCGGGGAAATGAAAGCTCGGAGAATAATAGGCACAGGTGGTGCGATTATTTTTAAGGGATCAGGTTTTTATCAGACAGATTATAGAAGTGAGGAGTACAAATCGCGGGCGAAGAAGGAATGCGATTCCGCCAGGCCTGAATCTCCCGTAAAAGAGACAAAAACGAATACTGGTACGGAAGCAAAAACAGAGGCAAAGCCAGAAGCCTCATAG
- a CDS encoding DNA gyrase inhibitor YacG, which produces MQRSNCPICKKELVYRHFKDIPYYPFCGERCKLIDLGSWMDGSYCIEEPMSAEDLFTRKDRGGTDGAD; this is translated from the coding sequence ATGCAGAGAAGCAATTGTCCTATCTGTAAAAAAGAATTGGTGTATCGGCATTTCAAAGACATACCTTATTATCCCTTTTGTGGTGAACGGTGCAAGCTTATTGACCTTGGTTCGTGGATGGATGGGAGTTATTGTATTGAAGAACCTATGAGCGCTGAGGACTTGTTTACCAGGAAAGACAGGGGAGGCACAGATGGGGCAGATTGA
- the der gene encoding ribosome biogenesis GTPase Der — MNIPVVTIVGRPNVGKSALFNRFAQRRISIVEFTSGVTRDRICTEIQHNQYVFELIDTGGIGVEDIDGLTADIEAQIEIALCKADVILFVVDVREEVTPLDVLIASKLRPLNKKIILVANKVDVPKLEYQTAAFNKLGFGEAHPVSALEGFGRSDLLDKIVSLLPPPNESSKTDESIMKLAFVGKRNAGKSTLINTLAKEYRVIVSDVPGTTRDSVDVRFQLDTKQFLAIDTAGVRKKRQVKDSIEFYSMARAERSIRRADVVLFLIDAALKVSEVDKKLGDYITSQKKPCIIVLNKWDLVSGIETEKYHDYLTRCLPGLSFVPISFISAKNNEHVVEMIHLALELYGQANTRVTTSEINKVLEEALSLRRPTKKKSKSPKIYYATQTGIAPPTFVIFVNDPKLFDSNYERFLFNQFRNKLPFAEVPLKFHFRPRTRVPLNHA; from the coding sequence ATGAACATACCGGTAGTTACCATTGTAGGCAGACCGAATGTAGGGAAATCTGCACTCTTTAATCGATTTGCTCAACGTCGCATCTCTATTGTGGAATTTACCAGCGGTGTTACAAGAGATCGTATTTGTACAGAGATACAGCACAACCAGTATGTGTTTGAGTTGATTGACACAGGAGGAATCGGCGTAGAAGATATTGATGGTCTTACGGCAGACATAGAGGCACAAATAGAAATTGCACTTTGCAAAGCAGACGTAATTCTTTTTGTCGTGGATGTCCGGGAGGAAGTTACGCCTTTAGATGTATTGATTGCAAGCAAATTACGGCCTTTGAACAAAAAGATAATCCTTGTGGCAAATAAGGTAGATGTGCCGAAATTGGAATATCAAACAGCAGCTTTTAATAAATTGGGGTTTGGGGAAGCCCATCCCGTTTCCGCCCTTGAAGGATTCGGGAGGTCAGATTTACTGGATAAGATTGTTTCTTTATTGCCTCCTCCAAACGAAAGTTCCAAAACTGATGAGTCTATTATGAAACTGGCATTTGTAGGCAAGCGTAATGCAGGGAAGTCTACACTTATCAATACACTGGCAAAGGAATACCGTGTAATTGTAAGTGACGTGCCGGGCACCACAAGAGATTCTGTTGACGTTCGATTTCAGTTGGACACTAAACAATTCCTTGCTATTGATACGGCAGGAGTGAGGAAAAAGAGACAAGTCAAGGATTCTATCGAGTTCTATAGTATGGCGCGCGCTGAACGTTCCATTCGTAGAGCAGATGTAGTACTGTTTTTGATTGATGCTGCGTTAAAAGTATCTGAAGTGGATAAAAAATTGGGAGACTATATTACCTCACAGAAAAAACCTTGTATTATTGTCCTGAATAAATGGGACCTGGTTTCCGGAATTGAAACAGAAAAGTACCATGATTATCTAACTCGATGCTTGCCCGGTCTTTCCTTTGTGCCTATTTCCTTTATCAGCGCAAAGAATAACGAGCATGTTGTCGAGATGATACATTTAGCGTTGGAATTGTATGGGCAGGCAAACACGAGGGTTACGACTTCGGAGATAAATAAGGTACTAGAAGAGGCCTTGTCGTTGCGACGTCCCACAAAGAAGAAATCTAAATCACCAAAAATTTATTACGCGACTCAAACAGGTATAGCTCCTCCTACGTTCGTTATTTTTGTCAATGATCCAAAACTTTTTGATAGTAATTATGAACGTTTTCTTT